The window CCTTTGCCCATCCTGCCCTTCCCAGCTGCGGGTTCTCAGCCTGCCTTCGACGTAAACGCGTTGTCCTTTGGTTAAGAATTGGTTGCAACTCTCGGCTTGTCTGTCCCAAGTGATAATATCAAACCACTCGGTCTCTCTTTTCCGTTCCCCATCGGGAGCATTGAAATACCGGTTGGTAGCCAGACGAAAAGATGTCACCGGTTTTCCATTTGGCGTGAACCGCATTTCCGGATCACTGCCCACATTCCCGATGACCATTATCTTGTTTAGCCAAGCCATTCCAAAGCTCCTTTTTGATATGCTAGTCTTCCAATCTTATCAGCAAATGACGAAGGAAAGTTTCAGAGATGTTTAGGTTGGCCTCTAGCTCTGCTGCTTTGGATGGGTCGAGGTCCATTTTCAACAGCACGTAGTTACCCTCTGAGTGATGCTGAATCGGGTAAGCCAGCTTTCGCCTTCCCCAGTGATCTGTTTGTGAGATGACGCCGCC of the Dehalococcoidia bacterium genome contains:
- the ssb gene encoding single-stranded DNA-binding protein, giving the protein MAWLNKIMVIGNVGSDPEMRFTPNGKPVTSFRLATNRYFNAPDGERKRETEWFDIITWDRQAESCNQFLTKGQRVYVEGRLRTRSWEGQDGQRRFRVEIHASRVIFLDRRAVGMHPEGEGPELDEIAEAIEPEELPFE
- the rpsF gene encoding 30S ribosomal protein S6; this encodes MNRYELTVIIDPNIAEENVPQAMEKLTELVNKNGGVISQTDHWGRRKLAYPIQHHSEGNYVLLKMDLDPSKAAELEANLNISETFLRHLLIRLED